Proteins from one Malania oleifera isolate guangnan ecotype guangnan chromosome 4, ASM2987363v1, whole genome shotgun sequence genomic window:
- the LOC131154475 gene encoding protein NDR1-like, producing MCELKSFHLWLLQVLALLGILAFLLWFIMRPKNPTYTVVDFTIPTSNTTIVSVIDQGNQNSIISYSLDIENPNKDASIYYDDIILTFLFGQDTVGERTIPSFHQGKGSTHHHVDGFNTNPRVWKALLNAVSNATAELKVGLVTKFRYRMLGHKSKHHEVNVQAPLPIGPDGKISGKKKLGKHSKKWRTRVT from the coding sequence ATGTGTGAATTGAAAAGCTTCCATCTATGGCTTCTCCAAGTTCTAGCCCTCTTGGGCATCCTTGCCTTCCTTCTTTGGTTCATAATGCGTCCAAAAAACCCCACTTATACCGTCGTCGACTTCACCATCCCAACATCAAATACCACCATTGTGTCTGTGATCGATCAAGGAAACCAAAATAGCATCATCTCATATAGCCTTGACATTGAAAATCCAAACAAAGATGCCAGCATTTACTATGATGACATTATTTTGACATTTCTATTTGGACAGGATACTGTGGGTGAGAGAACCATACCTTCTTTCCATCAGGGAAAAGGTAGCACCCACCACCATGTTGACGGCTTTAATACGAACCCAAGGGTTTGGAAAGCTCTTCTGAATGCAGTATCAAATGCAACGGCAGAACTGAAGGTGGGTTTGGTGACTAAATTTCGATACCGAATGTTGGGTCATAAGAGCAAGCATCATGAGGTGAATGTGCAAGCTCCTCTGCCAATTGGCCCAGATGGGAAAATTTCAGGGAAGAAGAAGTTAGGTAAACATTCCAAGAAATGGAGAACAAGGGTGACATGA